In one window of Acidobacteriota bacterium DNA:
- a CDS encoding nucleotidyltransferase family protein: protein MKAFLLAAGLGTRMRPLTDATPKCLLPVRGVPMLAIWLDLCHRHGISEVLINAHTHGDQVRDYLAAHRNGVKTTMVEEPVLLGSAGTILANRKWVEGEGCFWIIYADVLTNASLGRMMQFHRERRGLATLGGYEVPDPERCGIMEVDAERRIHRFVEKPKAPVGRLAFSGLMIADAAVLDRIPAGPRADLGFDVLPRLAGEMYAWPISDYLLDMGTLENYERAQKTWPGLD from the coding sequence ATGAAAGCCTTCCTTTTAGCGGCGGGTCTCGGGACGAGGATGCGTCCGCTGACGGATGCAACTCCCAAATGCCTCCTGCCGGTTCGAGGCGTGCCGATGCTCGCCATCTGGCTGGACCTGTGCCACCGGCACGGGATCAGCGAGGTCCTGATCAACGCTCACACTCACGGCGATCAGGTGCGGGATTACCTGGCCGCGCACCGGAACGGCGTGAAGACTACGATGGTTGAGGAGCCGGTACTGCTGGGAAGCGCGGGAACGATCCTTGCCAACCGGAAGTGGGTGGAAGGGGAAGGCTGCTTCTGGATTATCTATGCCGACGTGCTCACCAATGCCAGTCTCGGGCGGATGATGCAATTCCACCGCGAACGCCGCGGCCTTGCCACGCTCGGCGGGTATGAAGTCCCGGACCCGGAACGCTGCGGCATTATGGAAGTGGATGCTGAACGCCGAATCCATCGCTTTGTAGAGAAGCCGAAGGCGCCGGTAGGCCGGCTGGCTTTCTCAGGGCTTATGATCGCGGATGCGGCCGTCCTCGACCGGATTCCCGCCGGCCCGCGCGCCGATCTCGGGTTCGACGTGCTGCCCCGGCTGGCCGGGGAAATGTATGCCTGGCCGATTTCAGACTATCTGCTGGACATGGGAACGCTTGAGAACTACGAGCGTGCACAAAAAACGTGGCCCGGCCTTGATTGA
- a CDS encoding GHMP kinase, translated as MLITRSPVRISFGGGGTDLPAYYEQFGGAVLSTTINKYFYTVLRKRDDGKIQVISSDLRTLETWENISGMSFERSELEIPLAVVKDVGRSVAVDLFLASEIPPGTGLGSSASVCVNVLKALSAHLRLDLSKYELAERAFHIARNVLGNPVGKQDEYAAVFGGLNYIRFGKDGSVTVEPVELDAALLRELEENLMLFFTGATHQSQTILQEQEKATRGERGRALEPLHTIATLADRARRTLEDGDLHAFGALLDEGWQAKKRISGKISSDQIDALYRTAKENGALGGKITGAGGGGFLLLYCEQPRQEAVRRALSMAGAREMTFQFDSKGAQVIVNDPFIDGDESAGGSWQFIPYSTVRRIMLDAAWDA; from the coding sequence ATGTTGATCACCCGTAGCCCGGTACGGATCAGTTTTGGCGGCGGAGGGACGGACCTGCCCGCATACTATGAGCAGTTCGGCGGCGCGGTCCTCAGCACCACCATTAATAAGTATTTCTACACCGTGCTGAGAAAGAGGGACGACGGCAAGATCCAGGTGATATCCTCCGACCTTCGAACGCTTGAAACCTGGGAAAACATCTCCGGCATGAGCTTTGAGCGGAGTGAACTGGAAATACCGCTGGCCGTGGTGAAGGACGTGGGGCGCAGCGTTGCGGTGGACCTGTTCCTGGCGTCTGAGATCCCTCCTGGCACGGGGCTGGGCTCCTCTGCAAGTGTTTGCGTGAACGTTCTCAAGGCCCTGTCTGCGCACCTTCGCCTTGATCTTTCGAAGTACGAACTGGCGGAGCGGGCGTTCCACATTGCCCGCAACGTGCTGGGAAACCCGGTCGGCAAGCAGGATGAATACGCAGCAGTTTTTGGCGGGCTGAATTATATTCGCTTTGGAAAGGACGGATCGGTCACGGTAGAACCCGTGGAGCTGGACGCGGCGCTGCTGCGTGAACTGGAGGAGAACCTGATGCTGTTCTTCACGGGCGCTACTCACCAGTCGCAGACCATCCTCCAGGAGCAGGAAAAGGCAACGCGCGGGGAACGCGGCCGGGCGCTCGAACCGCTGCACACCATCGCGACCCTGGCCGACAGAGCGCGGCGCACTCTCGAAGATGGGGACCTCCACGCCTTCGGCGCTCTGCTCGACGAAGGCTGGCAGGCCAAAAAGCGGATCTCTGGCAAAATTTCAAGCGACCAGATCGACGCCCTCTACCGGACTGCAAAGGAAAACGGAGCGTTGGGCGGAAAGATCACAGGGGCCGGGGGTGGAGGTTTTCTGCTGCTCTACTGCGAGCAGCCCCGCCAGGAGGCGGTCCGCAGAGCGCTTTCGATGGCAGGCGCTCGCGAGATGACATTCCAGTTTGACTCCAAAGGGGCGCAGGTGATCGTGAACGATCCTTTCATCGACGGCGACGAATCGGCAGGCGGGAGCTGGCAGTTTATTCCATACTCTACGGTAAGAAGGATCATGCTGGATGCGGCCTGGGACGCGTAA
- a CDS encoding glycosyltransferase family 4 protein: MRVAVVQFWLSGYGGSEKVLEALGEIFPQADFYALVVADGGIPASLRGRKWTTSFVDRIPGARRWYRNLLPLYPFALEQFDLSEYDLVISSESGPAKGVITSPRSCHICYCLSPMRYVWDMYHEYRRKMNPLARAAFSLAAHYARQWDVTTAARVDYFAAISDYVAARVRKYYRRESTVIYPPVDVSKGYLADKTEDYYLAISRLVPYKRVDLAIEACTRLGRRLRVVGTGPELKRLKAMAGPTVEFMGRLDDASLRECYARSRAFLFPAEEDFGIAPVEAQSFGRPVIAYGRGGAIETVVGLADGGDPRSATGIFFREQTAESLAGAIVRFEETESTFNPEFIRASAQRFSLERFKEEFVKFAAGRLAEFQEESGGLPQPKESADLMRVPAGGQGGAY, encoded by the coding sequence CTGCGGGTTGCCGTGGTCCAGTTCTGGCTCTCGGGGTATGGGGGTTCAGAGAAGGTGCTGGAGGCGCTCGGTGAAATCTTTCCGCAAGCCGACTTCTACGCGCTGGTGGTTGCTGACGGCGGGATTCCCGCATCGCTGCGCGGACGGAAATGGACCACTTCCTTTGTGGACCGCATACCCGGCGCCAGGCGCTGGTACCGGAACCTTCTTCCGCTGTACCCGTTTGCCCTGGAGCAGTTTGACCTGAGCGAGTACGACCTGGTGATCAGTTCGGAATCCGGGCCGGCCAAAGGCGTGATTACTTCGCCGCGAAGCTGCCACATCTGTTATTGCCTGAGCCCTATGCGCTACGTCTGGGACATGTACCACGAGTATCGGAGGAAGATGAATCCGCTGGCGCGCGCGGCCTTTTCGCTCGCGGCCCACTATGCGCGGCAGTGGGACGTGACCACCGCCGCCCGAGTGGATTACTTCGCCGCCATCTCGGATTACGTTGCGGCGCGCGTTCGCAAATATTACCGGCGCGAAAGCACGGTGATCTATCCGCCCGTTGACGTATCGAAAGGATACCTGGCAGACAAGACGGAGGACTACTACCTTGCCATCAGCCGGCTGGTGCCGTACAAGCGCGTCGACCTGGCTATCGAAGCCTGCACCCGCCTTGGGCGCCGGCTGCGAGTGGTGGGCACAGGGCCGGAGCTCAAACGCCTGAAGGCAATGGCTGGACCGACGGTCGAGTTCATGGGAAGGCTGGACGACGCCTCGCTGCGGGAATGCTATGCGCGCTCGCGGGCCTTCCTGTTTCCGGCGGAGGAGGATTTTGGAATTGCGCCGGTGGAGGCGCAGTCGTTTGGGCGCCCGGTGATCGCTTACGGCCGGGGCGGCGCGATCGAGACCGTCGTTGGGCTTGCGGATGGCGGAGACCCTCGGTCGGCCACCGGAATCTTCTTCCGCGAGCAGACCGCGGAATCGCTGGCCGGAGCCATCGTCAGGTTTGAAGAGACCGAATCGACGTTCAACCCGGAATTCATTCGCGCCAGCGCGCAGCGCTTCAGCCTGGAACGGTTCAAGGAAGAGTTTGTGAAATTTGCGGCGGGTCGCCTCGCCGAATTTCAGGAAGAATCCGGCGGATTGCCACAGCCAAAGGAATCGGCCGATCTGATGCGAGTTCCAGCAGGCGGCCAGGGAGGCGCTTACTGA
- a CDS encoding class I SAM-dependent methyltransferase, which produces MRLLPGRPREFFDRIACGLELRLDPYLRARPSYSTQGWADILARISQVLGADMNGIMAEDSLSEIESTVRVQLQEIPVEAPFPSFHNGDFQIARLSYALVRALSPSTVIETGVCYGVTSAFILKALERNGGGTLYSIDLPPLGSDAEGFVGWLIPRELRARWRLFLGTSRQWLPKIVGDVGEVDMFLHDSLHTYGNISKELRIVTPRLCKQSVVVADDIEGNSAFLEWASRSKPAYRAIIAEDTKSSLMGIGVFTSEGSTRPELRA; this is translated from the coding sequence TTGAGACTCCTGCCTGGGCGCCCGCGGGAATTCTTTGACCGTATTGCTTGTGGCTTGGAGCTACGTCTCGATCCGTACCTTCGCGCGAGGCCCAGCTATTCCACGCAGGGTTGGGCGGACATTCTCGCCAGGATTTCGCAAGTGTTAGGTGCTGATATGAACGGCATTATGGCAGAGGACAGCTTGAGCGAGATCGAGTCTACCGTCCGGGTCCAACTCCAGGAGATACCGGTCGAAGCTCCTTTCCCTTCTTTTCATAACGGGGATTTCCAGATAGCCCGGCTTTCCTATGCTCTGGTTCGAGCGCTCAGCCCTTCAACCGTGATCGAGACCGGCGTCTGCTACGGGGTAACGTCAGCCTTCATCCTGAAGGCCCTCGAAAGGAATGGTGGCGGGACACTATACAGCATTGATTTGCCTCCACTCGGCTCGGATGCCGAGGGGTTTGTCGGCTGGTTGATACCAAGAGAACTGAGGGCTCGGTGGCGATTGTTCCTGGGAACCAGCAGGCAATGGCTTCCGAAAATCGTGGGGGATGTAGGGGAGGTCGATATGTTCCTGCACGACAGCCTGCACACCTACGGAAATATCAGCAAGGAATTGCGGATAGTTACCCCAAGGCTTTGCAAGCAGAGTGTTGTGGTCGCGGACGATATCGAAGGCAATTCTGCGTTTCTCGAATGGGCGTCGCGGTCGAAACCGGCTTACCGGGCGATTATCGCTGAGGATACAAAAAGCAGCCTCATGGGAATTGGCGTTTTTACTTCGGAAGGTAGTACTCGGCCGGAACTGCGTGCGTAG
- a CDS encoding glycosyltransferase, with amino-acid sequence MRVVVINDFAYVNGGTAAVAVASAIGLARQGYQVSYFSAVGPPDGRLQDSGVEVFCAGQHEILKDPNRLRAACQGLWNRAAARNLALHLNGMDRENTIIHLHGWSKALSASVLRAAIDRGFKTVCTLHDYFAACPNGGFFDHRSLEHCHKRPLSFACLARNCDSRNYVHKLWRAARQVVQQRIGGLPGAIDAFVVISRLSCDILRPYLPKRAQLFEVPNPIDLPRQQPLEPERGNSFVMIGRLTLDKGGALLARAARECGVPAVFVGEGPCRQEIASAYPSATITGWVQKERVGGFLERARALVLPSLWYEAQPLVPLEAASRGVPAIVSDGCAGKETVQDGVTGVLFKNGDVSSLTSALRRMKDDQFVRCLGRAAYERYWANPLTTERHVARLEQVYQAVLGQRN; translated from the coding sequence ATGAGAGTTGTGGTAATCAACGACTTTGCCTATGTCAATGGAGGTACGGCAGCGGTAGCTGTAGCGAGTGCTATCGGGCTGGCGCGCCAGGGATATCAGGTCAGCTACTTTTCTGCCGTGGGTCCACCCGACGGCCGGCTGCAGGACAGCGGTGTCGAAGTCTTCTGCGCCGGCCAGCATGAGATCCTCAAAGACCCAAACCGGTTACGAGCAGCATGTCAGGGGCTGTGGAATCGAGCCGCTGCGAGGAACCTTGCCTTGCACCTGAACGGCATGGACCGGGAGAATACGATTATCCACTTGCACGGCTGGAGTAAAGCGCTCTCGGCGAGTGTGCTTCGCGCCGCAATTGATCGAGGTTTTAAGACCGTTTGCACTTTGCATGATTACTTCGCGGCGTGTCCGAATGGGGGGTTCTTCGACCACCGCTCGCTTGAGCATTGCCACAAGCGGCCGCTTTCATTCGCCTGCCTGGCCCGCAACTGCGATTCTCGGAACTATGTGCACAAACTCTGGCGTGCAGCCAGGCAGGTTGTGCAACAGAGGATCGGCGGCCTTCCAGGCGCCATTGATGCTTTCGTTGTCATCTCACGGCTGAGCTGCGACATTCTGAGGCCGTACCTCCCGAAGCGGGCGCAACTATTTGAGGTTCCAAACCCCATCGACCTTCCTCGCCAGCAGCCCTTGGAGCCTGAACGCGGCAACTCGTTTGTCATGATAGGGAGATTGACTCTGGATAAAGGAGGCGCCCTGCTGGCAAGGGCGGCACGCGAATGCGGGGTGCCTGCAGTATTTGTCGGTGAGGGCCCTTGCCGGCAGGAAATTGCTTCTGCCTACCCCTCCGCGACAATTACCGGGTGGGTCCAGAAGGAGCGCGTAGGCGGCTTCCTTGAGCGAGCGCGGGCACTGGTGCTTCCTTCGTTATGGTATGAGGCGCAGCCGCTGGTCCCCCTGGAGGCGGCATCGCGAGGCGTGCCGGCGATTGTGAGCGATGGCTGTGCAGGCAAGGAGACTGTGCAAGACGGCGTTACCGGGGTGTTATTCAAGAATGGAGATGTAAGCAGCCTGACGTCAGCGCTGCGCCGCATGAAGGACGATCAGTTCGTGCGGTGTCTGGGGCGTGCTGCCTACGAGAGGTATTGGGCAAACCCACTGACGACCGAGCGTCATGTAGCGCGGCTTGAGCAGGTTTACCAGGCCGTTCTCGGACAAAGAAATTAG
- a CDS encoding glycosyltransferase family 1 protein, whose protein sequence is MRVLMISRAMVAASQRARLRELAELGVRLTVVAPDRWEYQKFESDRCDAYELLEGRVRLGSTWLGRLSNHTFYYQGISKVIRREPWDLIHIEEEPFNFSSYHAAGLVRNATVPIVFSTWQNMMKRYPPPFLQFEKYLFRRAAGALPGTAEALEVLHRRGFLKPTAVIPIASVDPALYRKQDAGHFRRDLGLGTSFAIGFLGRITREKGLETLVKAFAMLPQNCILVLAGSGPFESELHNLIQNLGIEGRVRRIPWMKSGDVSQYMNSIDALVLPSLTCRNWKEQFGRVLIEAMACETCVVGSDSGEIPNVIGDAGLVFHEGDEGELADRLRRLMEGPSLRESMGQRGRERVLERFTHEKIAQRTLAFYQRILAGPAREPLEETVTIPTGL, encoded by the coding sequence ATGAGAGTGTTGATGATTTCCCGTGCGATGGTCGCAGCTTCCCAACGGGCGCGACTTCGGGAGCTCGCAGAGCTTGGAGTGCGACTGACAGTAGTGGCACCAGACCGCTGGGAATACCAAAAGTTCGAGTCCGACCGGTGCGACGCTTACGAGTTGCTGGAAGGACGGGTCAGACTTGGCTCGACGTGGCTGGGCAGGCTTTCAAACCACACTTTCTACTACCAGGGAATTTCCAAAGTGATCCGGAGGGAGCCGTGGGACCTGATTCATATCGAGGAAGAACCCTTCAACTTCTCCTCCTACCATGCCGCAGGGCTTGTCAGGAACGCCACCGTGCCCATCGTATTCAGTACGTGGCAAAATATGATGAAACGATATCCTCCTCCCTTTCTCCAGTTTGAGAAATACCTATTTCGACGTGCGGCGGGAGCCCTTCCCGGCACCGCGGAGGCTCTGGAAGTGCTGCATCGGCGGGGGTTCCTTAAGCCGACTGCCGTGATCCCGATTGCGAGTGTGGACCCGGCACTGTACCGCAAACAGGACGCAGGGCATTTTCGCCGGGACCTTGGGCTCGGCACGTCATTCGCCATTGGCTTTCTCGGGAGAATCACGCGCGAAAAGGGTCTGGAGACTCTGGTCAAGGCTTTTGCGATGCTCCCCCAAAACTGCATTTTGGTCCTTGCTGGCAGTGGTCCGTTCGAATCGGAACTGCACAACTTAATCCAGAATCTGGGGATCGAGGGGCGGGTCCGGCGGATTCCGTGGATGAAGTCCGGGGATGTCTCGCAGTACATGAACTCCATCGATGCCCTGGTCCTCCCTTCGCTCACTTGCCGCAACTGGAAGGAACAGTTCGGGCGGGTCCTCATTGAAGCCATGGCCTGCGAGACCTGCGTGGTGGGCTCGGATTCGGGCGAAATTCCCAACGTCATCGGAGACGCCGGGCTGGTTTTTCATGAGGGAGACGAAGGGGAACTTGCTGACCGATTGCGGCGGCTGATGGAAGGCCCGTCGCTGCGGGAGTCAATGGGGCAGCGCGGGCGGGAGCGGGTGCTCGAGCGGTTTACGCACGAGAAGATCGCGCAGCGCACACTGGCGTTCTACCAGCGAATCCTTGCAGGACCCGCCAGGGAGCCGCTCGAAGAAACAGTGACCATTCCGACTGGTTTGTGA